In Sphingobacterium thalpophilum, a genomic segment contains:
- the sppA gene encoding signal peptide peptidase SppA yields MKSFFKYVLATITGIVISFVVLFIVLMGIIGAIISSASSDQEIVVKSNSVLYLSFDYDITERSEANPLGSLNLPGYSTKNIGLDDILARIKYAATDGNIKGIYLDASHIGVGFASLKEVRDELLAFKKTGKFVVAYNAGYDQKAYYVASIADKVYVNPQGTIDFRGLASSTMFYKDLLDKVGVEMQIVKVGTFKSAVEPYFLNKMSDPNRLQVTSYLGSIYHTFIHEIAASRNIAADSLRAIANDYRVRDADDAVKYKLADAKLYKDELLSDLRKRLKISEKDEISFVSLLDYNKKVKDDASGSEVAVLYAAGEIVDGEGTGPGQIGGDKFSRELRKLREDDAVKAVVLRVNSPGGSALASDIIWREVILTKKVKPVIVSMGDLAASGGYYISAAADSIFAEPTTITGSIGVFGVIPNFQNLMNNKIGVHYDGVKTGKFADLMTSFDRPLTAEERDIIQREVDKVYGTFTKVVADGRKLSIADVDSIGQGRVWTGAQGLNNKLVDRLGNLDAAIRAAAKKANLGKYKVSQYPEKEDPFTSILNNSKEKVQVWVAKEQMGEYYRYFDVMKKATAQTGVQARLPYSVEIH; encoded by the coding sequence ATGAAATCATTTTTTAAGTACGTACTGGCAACAATTACGGGGATTGTGATCTCTTTTGTTGTGTTGTTTATTGTTTTGATGGGGATAATTGGGGCGATTATCAGCTCGGCGTCCTCTGATCAGGAGATTGTTGTTAAAAGCAACTCGGTTTTATACCTATCTTTTGATTATGATATTACAGAGCGAAGTGAAGCGAATCCTTTGGGTAGTCTCAATCTTCCAGGTTATTCTACTAAAAATATTGGGTTGGACGATATTTTGGCGAGGATCAAGTATGCAGCTACGGATGGGAATATTAAAGGGATCTATTTAGATGCCAGTCATATCGGTGTTGGTTTTGCGAGCTTAAAGGAAGTCAGGGACGAACTTTTGGCCTTTAAGAAAACCGGGAAATTTGTTGTTGCTTATAATGCCGGGTATGACCAAAAGGCCTATTATGTAGCGAGCATCGCTGATAAAGTATATGTTAATCCACAAGGTACGATTGATTTCAGAGGCTTGGCAAGTTCTACGATGTTCTATAAAGACCTCTTGGATAAGGTTGGAGTAGAGATGCAGATTGTGAAGGTAGGTACATTTAAAAGTGCCGTTGAACCTTACTTTTTGAATAAAATGAGTGATCCCAATCGTTTGCAGGTAACATCATATTTGGGAAGTATATATCATACTTTTATTCATGAAATAGCAGCGAGCAGAAATATTGCTGCCGATTCATTACGGGCTATAGCAAATGACTATCGCGTTCGGGATGCGGACGATGCGGTAAAATATAAGCTTGCGGATGCCAAGCTGTATAAAGACGAACTTTTGTCAGACTTGAGAAAACGTTTGAAAATTTCGGAAAAAGATGAAATATCGTTTGTTTCTCTACTGGATTATAATAAAAAGGTAAAAGACGATGCGAGTGGATCTGAAGTCGCAGTTCTTTATGCTGCTGGAGAAATTGTTGACGGTGAGGGTACTGGACCTGGCCAAATCGGCGGTGATAAATTCTCCCGCGAACTACGAAAATTAAGAGAAGATGATGCAGTTAAAGCTGTTGTTTTGCGTGTTAATTCACCAGGAGGGTCTGCTTTGGCTTCAGATATTATTTGGCGGGAGGTTATCTTGACTAAGAAAGTGAAGCCTGTCATCGTTTCCATGGGAGATTTAGCTGCATCAGGAGGGTACTATATCTCAGCGGCAGCGGATTCGATATTTGCCGAACCTACTACGATTACAGGATCTATTGGCGTATTTGGCGTGATTCCTAATTTCCAAAATCTGATGAACAATAAGATTGGAGTACATTACGATGGTGTGAAAACGGGTAAGTTTGCCGATTTGATGACTTCTTTTGATCGCCCGTTGACAGCGGAAGAAAGGGATATCATCCAGCGGGAAGTTGATAAAGTATATGGTACCTTTACGAAAGTTGTTGCAGACGGCCGTAAATTATCCATTGCTGATGTTGATAGTATTGGGCAGGGAAGAGTTTGGACCGGTGCGCAAGGACTGAACAATAAATTGGTTGATCGTCTCGGAAACTTGGATGCCGCTATTCGGGCTGCCGCTAAAAAGGCCAACTTGGGCAAATACAAAGTGTCCCAGTATCCGGAGAAAGAGGATCCTTTTACCTCAATATTGAATAATTCAAAAGAAAAAGTCCAAGTTTGGGTTGCAAAAGAGCAAATGGGCGAATACTATCGTTATTTTGATGTCATGAAAAAAGCTACAGCACAGACGGGTGTGCAGGCGAGATTGCCTTATAGCGTTGAGATTCACTAG
- the folK gene encoding 2-amino-4-hydroxy-6-hydroxymethyldihydropteridine diphosphokinase, with translation MNKIYILLGTNLGDRFQQLDLARKQLETRVGEIIEVSSIYETAAWGVEDQPAFLNQVVLVASELQPLACLNLTQHIEQELGRIRIKKWGERVIDIDILYFNQEIIDLPALQIPHPYIAERRFTLEPLVEIAPGYIHPVYKKNNVYLMDKCKDDLPVKKISDDEPYRH, from the coding sequence ATGAATAAGATTTATATACTTTTGGGCACTAACCTCGGAGACCGTTTTCAACAGCTTGATCTAGCGAGAAAACAACTTGAAACACGCGTTGGAGAAATTATTGAAGTTTCTTCGATTTATGAAACAGCGGCCTGGGGAGTCGAGGACCAACCAGCCTTTTTGAATCAGGTCGTTTTAGTAGCGTCCGAGTTACAGCCTTTGGCATGTTTAAATCTAACACAACATATCGAACAGGAATTAGGACGTATCCGTATAAAAAAATGGGGTGAAAGAGTAATTGACATCGATATACTCTACTTTAATCAGGAAATCATCGACTTGCCCGCACTGCAGATTCCACACCCTTATATCGCCGAACGGAGGTTCACACTCGAACCATTGGTAGAAATAGCTCCGGGCTATATCCATCCCGTTTACAAAAAAAATAACGTATATTTAATGGATAAATGCAAAGACGACTTACCCGTAAAGAAAATTAGCGACGATGAACCATATCGACATTGA
- a CDS encoding Hpt domain-containing protein — protein MNHIDIELIRQNMFDNHELIKQFVSMYLIQTPVDLDKLRQAVAEGDLQKIGDTAHHIKPTMDYIGAFHLKEKFEELETNAKNEASLEGLQATFDIIDIEMKELLFELEQYEKTI, from the coding sequence ATGAACCATATCGACATTGAACTGATCCGCCAAAACATGTTTGACAACCACGAATTAATCAAACAATTTGTATCCATGTATCTTATCCAAACACCTGTGGATCTCGACAAGCTCCGACAAGCGGTAGCTGAAGGTGATCTTCAAAAGATTGGTGATACAGCCCATCATATCAAACCGACAATGGACTATATCGGTGCCTTTCACTTAAAAGAAAAATTTGAGGAATTAGAGACCAATGCAAAAAATGAAGCATCTCTCGAGGGCCTTCAGGCCACCTTCGATATTATAGATATCGAAATGAAAGAGCTCCTGTTTGAATTGGAACAATATGAAAAAACGATCTAA
- the pssA gene encoding CDP-diacylglycerol--serine O-phosphatidyltransferase, whose translation MKKHIPNLLTCLNLFSGCIAVLMALQGNIQVVTICVFASGIFDFFDGMVARLLHVKSPIGKELDSLADMVSFGFLPGTIMFTLLTKVFPDGSLLPYLGFIITVFSALRLAKFNLDERQTSDFIGLNTPMNTFYVLSLPYIADKYPQLVLNPIVLIVSILLTSYLLVSEIRLFSMKFSSMDWKTNKFRFIFLILTLILFVVGQFMALPIILVLYFLLSALHFNKKNDLV comes from the coding sequence ATGAAAAAACATATCCCAAATCTACTGACTTGCCTAAATTTATTTAGTGGCTGTATCGCTGTATTGATGGCATTGCAAGGCAATATTCAGGTGGTTACTATTTGTGTCTTTGCGTCCGGGATATTCGATTTTTTTGACGGAATGGTGGCGCGGCTTCTTCATGTTAAATCGCCAATCGGAAAGGAGCTTGATTCGTTGGCCGATATGGTCAGTTTCGGTTTTTTACCCGGGACAATCATGTTTACCCTATTGACAAAGGTGTTTCCTGATGGCTCTCTGTTGCCTTATCTAGGGTTTATCATTACTGTTTTCTCGGCCTTACGTTTAGCAAAGTTCAACCTGGATGAGCGTCAAACTTCTGATTTCATTGGCTTGAATACGCCAATGAATACATTTTATGTACTTTCACTTCCTTATATTGCAGACAAGTACCCGCAATTGGTTTTAAATCCGATTGTATTAATCGTTAGTATTCTTCTAACCAGTTATCTATTGGTGAGTGAAATTAGGTTGTTTTCGATGAAATTTAGTTCGATGGACTGGAAAACGAATAAGTTTCGCTTTATATTTTTGATCTTGACGTTGATCTTGTTTGTTGTTGGTCAATTTATGGCTTTACCGATTATTTTAGTTTTATATTTCCTATTATCGGCATTGCATTTTAATAAAAAAAACGATCTGGTTTAG
- the rho gene encoding transcription termination factor Rho, which translates to MDINELNAKLVSELREIAKLIGIADADKLRKQELIERISNTGGEEEAAPAPAEKAAKVEEDNQEHAERTRKRVRTVKTAEPVTVRKREVSEQDETPVATEDAPSEDKGPQPEKATQTPKAENTSSSTDFDNVIVNEGVLEIMPDGYGFLRSSDYNYLTSPDDIYVSQSQIKLFGLKTGDTVRGSIRPPKEGEKYFPLVRVEAINGQNPAEVRDRVPFDYLTPLFPDERLNLDMGVGNYSTRIMDLFTPIGKGQRGLIVAQPKTGKTNLLKEVANAIAKNHPEVYLIILLIDERPEEVTDMARSVRAEVVSSTFDEPADRHVKIANIVLEKAKRMVECGHDVVILLDSITRLARAYNTVAPASGKILSGGVDANALHKPKRFFGAARNIENGGSLTILATALTDTGSKMDEVIFEEFKGTGNMELQLDRKLANKRIFPAIDITASSTRRDDLLTDKETLQRIWVLRNHLSDMNSTEAMEFLQGQLRGTKSNEEFLISMNG; encoded by the coding sequence ATGGATATTAACGAATTAAACGCTAAACTCGTATCGGAATTGCGCGAGATTGCTAAGTTGATCGGTATCGCAGATGCTGATAAATTGCGTAAACAAGAATTAATCGAAAGAATTAGCAATACTGGTGGGGAAGAGGAAGCAGCTCCAGCGCCAGCTGAAAAAGCAGCTAAAGTAGAGGAAGATAACCAGGAACATGCTGAACGTACACGTAAACGTGTGCGGACCGTAAAGACTGCGGAACCTGTCACGGTAAGAAAACGTGAAGTTTCTGAGCAAGACGAAACCCCGGTTGCAACCGAAGACGCACCATCAGAAGATAAAGGTCCCCAACCTGAAAAAGCAACACAAACTCCTAAAGCAGAAAACACTTCTTCAAGTACAGATTTCGATAATGTGATCGTTAATGAGGGGGTATTGGAGATTATGCCTGATGGTTACGGCTTCTTACGTTCGTCAGATTACAACTATTTGACTTCTCCTGATGATATTTATGTATCACAATCTCAGATCAAATTATTTGGTTTGAAAACTGGTGATACGGTACGTGGTAGTATTCGTCCTCCTAAAGAGGGTGAAAAATACTTTCCTTTGGTAAGGGTTGAAGCTATCAATGGGCAAAATCCTGCTGAGGTACGGGATCGTGTGCCATTTGATTATTTGACACCATTATTCCCTGATGAGCGTTTAAATTTGGATATGGGTGTTGGAAACTATTCGACACGTATCATGGATTTATTCACGCCAATAGGTAAAGGTCAACGTGGGTTAATCGTTGCTCAACCGAAAACGGGTAAAACAAACTTGTTGAAAGAGGTTGCAAATGCTATTGCAAAGAATCACCCAGAAGTTTATTTGATTATCTTATTAATTGATGAGCGTCCTGAGGAGGTTACTGATATGGCGAGAAGTGTGCGCGCTGAAGTTGTTTCTTCAACATTTGATGAGCCGGCTGACCGCCACGTGAAAATCGCTAATATCGTGCTTGAGAAAGCGAAACGTATGGTAGAGTGTGGACATGATGTCGTTATTTTGTTAGACTCAATCACAAGATTGGCTCGTGCATATAACACAGTTGCGCCTGCGTCAGGTAAAATTTTGTCAGGTGGTGTGGACGCTAACGCTTTACATAAGCCAAAACGTTTCTTTGGTGCTGCCCGGAATATCGAAAACGGTGGTTCATTGACAATTTTAGCAACAGCATTAACAGATACAGGTTCTAAAATGGATGAAGTTATCTTTGAAGAATTCAAAGGTACAGGTAATATGGAATTACAGTTGGATCGTAAGTTGGCGAACAAACGTATCTTCCCTGCGATCGATATCACAGCTTCCAGTACACGTCGCGATGATCTATTGACTGACAAAGAAACATTACAACGTATTTGGGTACTTCGTAATCACTTATCTGATATGAATTCTACAGAGGCCATGGAATTTTTACAAGGTCAATTGCGTGGAACTAAATCAAATGAAGAATTTTTGATCAGTATGAATGGGTAA
- a CDS encoding MFS transporter: MEQQQTKTNYPALYTLIIVFFFWGFIAAGNSVFIPFCKNYFHLDQFQSQLIDFAFYTAYYIGALLLFIFSSIGGKDLVGKWGYKKSIVYGLLFSALGAAAMIVAVEVNLYVGMLLGLFVVALGFSLQQTAANPFAVLLGDPKTGASRVNLGGGINSFGTTIGPLVIGFSLFGTFEPISDSEIANLPLNKVVYLYIGVGLLFLLAAALFNFSKKVPAGISDEPMEKANKALRTLIIMTVLLFGMFTPVFLSYKSDLALQVEQLHKQVSSLTDQVQIDQLKLHIKEVAKPLEMQRMLWLAGALVVVIGGLLFSNKSAQKNPEGWGAMKYPQLALGMLALFIYVGIEVAIGSNLGELLTLKEFGHLQSSQITPYVSMYWGSMMIGRWAGAITAFNLSKSAKNGLLIIVPLIAFSIIIGVNTLAGFEMSHLYYYVVCILLQIVAFYLSKEKPARTLIIFGLFGIIAMLIGLFSSGTIAIYAFLSGGLACSIMWSSIFSLSIVGLGKYTAQGSAFLVMMILGGGVLPPIQGKLADIIGIHNSYILPLIGFCYVVFFAIFVKGILTKQGVNIDEIEAEGGH, translated from the coding sequence ATGGAACAGCAACAAACTAAAACCAATTACCCCGCACTCTACACATTGATTATTGTGTTTTTCTTTTGGGGGTTCATTGCGGCAGGGAACAGTGTTTTTATACCGTTCTGCAAAAATTACTTTCATTTAGACCAGTTTCAATCCCAGTTAATAGACTTTGCTTTTTATACAGCCTATTATATTGGTGCATTGTTACTATTTATTTTCAGTTCAATCGGAGGAAAGGACCTGGTTGGAAAATGGGGATATAAAAAGAGTATCGTTTACGGTTTACTTTTCTCGGCCTTGGGTGCAGCAGCCATGATTGTTGCTGTCGAAGTAAACTTATATGTTGGTATGTTGTTGGGATTATTCGTTGTAGCCCTTGGTTTTTCATTACAACAGACTGCAGCAAATCCATTTGCCGTTTTATTGGGCGATCCGAAAACGGGTGCTTCCCGTGTGAACCTAGGTGGTGGTATCAACTCATTTGGTACAACCATAGGACCTCTTGTTATCGGATTTTCCTTATTCGGAACTTTTGAGCCTATTTCTGACTCCGAGATCGCTAACCTTCCTTTAAACAAGGTTGTTTATCTTTACATAGGTGTTGGTCTATTGTTTCTGCTTGCTGCAGCATTATTTAATTTCAGTAAAAAAGTTCCTGCTGGCATTAGTGATGAACCAATGGAAAAGGCTAATAAAGCTTTACGTACATTGATCATTATGACCGTACTACTTTTTGGTATGTTCACACCGGTTTTTCTAAGCTATAAGAGCGATTTAGCCTTGCAGGTAGAGCAATTGCATAAACAGGTTTCAAGTTTAACGGATCAGGTTCAGATTGACCAACTCAAATTGCACATTAAAGAAGTGGCCAAACCACTCGAAATGCAACGTATGCTATGGTTGGCCGGAGCATTGGTCGTTGTGATCGGCGGTTTATTATTCTCCAATAAGAGCGCACAAAAAAATCCAGAAGGCTGGGGTGCAATGAAATATCCACAATTGGCTTTGGGTATGCTCGCCCTATTTATCTATGTCGGTATCGAAGTTGCTATCGGTAGTAACCTCGGGGAATTATTGACATTGAAGGAATTTGGTCATTTACAATCCTCGCAAATTACACCTTATGTATCTATGTATTGGGGGAGTATGATGATTGGTCGTTGGGCCGGCGCAATTACAGCCTTTAACTTAAGTAAATCGGCCAAAAATGGATTATTAATTATCGTTCCTCTGATTGCATTCTCCATTATCATCGGAGTAAATACGCTTGCAGGATTTGAAATGTCACATCTCTATTATTACGTAGTATGTATTCTTCTTCAAATTGTAGCATTCTATCTAAGTAAAGAAAAACCTGCTCGTACATTGATTATTTTCGGATTATTTGGAATCATAGCGATGTTAATTGGCCTATTCTCATCGGGTACTATTGCAATCTACGCTTTCTTATCAGGCGGTCTTGCATGTTCAATTATGTGGTCCTCGATTTTCAGTTTATCGATTGTAGGTTTAGGTAAATATACCGCTCAAGGTTCGGCATTTCTTGTCATGATGATTCTTGGTGGTGGTGTTCTTCCTCCGATCCAAGGAAAATTAGCGGATATTATCGGCATCCATAACTCGTATATTCTACCATTAATCGGATTCTGTTATGTTGTTTTCTTTGCGATATTTGTTAAGGGAATATTAACAAAACAAGGAGTCAATATTGACGAAATAGAGGCTGAAGGGGGCCATTAA
- a CDS encoding N-acetylglucosamine kinase: protein MIIIADGGSTKTNWCLLDDSNKKIYFNTEGYNPYFVDSEYIVNSLKKGLPQDLPFEKISEVNYYGAGVHNKEKAQIVVDALKQVFTTAEVEVGHDLLAAARALLGTQAGFAAILGTGTNSCLYDGKEITLNIDSGAYILGDEGSGSYIGKKLLADYVRNLMPKDVKEVFYNTYKMTKDEIMDAVYTKPMPNRFCASFSKFVYDNNVNIEYTRNIVDEAFEAFFRNLVSKYPNYQSYTFNCIGSVGYNFRNVLAEKAEQYGMKVGKILRSPIDDLVQFHIDRAAATAK, encoded by the coding sequence ATGATAATCATTGCTGACGGGGGATCAACAAAAACAAACTGGTGTTTGTTAGACGATTCGAATAAAAAAATCTACTTCAACACAGAAGGATATAACCCTTATTTTGTTGATAGTGAATACATTGTAAACTCCCTAAAAAAAGGACTACCGCAAGATTTACCTTTTGAAAAAATCTCAGAAGTAAACTATTATGGTGCAGGTGTTCATAACAAGGAAAAAGCACAAATTGTAGTTGATGCCTTAAAACAAGTATTTACTACAGCTGAAGTTGAAGTAGGACACGATCTTCTTGCAGCAGCAAGAGCATTATTAGGAACTCAAGCCGGATTTGCTGCGATCTTAGGAACAGGAACAAACTCTTGTCTCTATGACGGCAAAGAAATCACATTAAACATCGACTCAGGTGCTTACATTTTAGGTGATGAAGGTTCTGGTAGTTATATTGGTAAAAAATTATTGGCAGACTATGTTCGTAATTTGATGCCTAAAGATGTTAAAGAAGTATTCTATAACACGTATAAAATGACAAAAGACGAAATTATGGACGCGGTTTATACTAAACCTATGCCAAATCGTTTTTGTGCTAGCTTTAGCAAATTTGTCTATGACAACAATGTAAATATCGAATATACACGTAATATCGTCGATGAAGCTTTTGAAGCATTTTTCAGAAATCTTGTCAGCAAATACCCTAATTATCAAAGCTATACTTTCAACTGTATCGGTTCGGTAGGTTATAATTTCAGAAATGTATTAGCTGAAAAAGCTGAGCAATATGGAATGAAAGTAGGTAAGATCTTACGTTCTCCTATCGATGATTTAGTACAATTCCACATCGATAGAGCGGCAGCAACTGCCAAATAA
- a CDS encoding UDP-2,3-diacylglucosamine diphosphatase: MKRSLDILVISDLHLGTYGSRAKELLLYLESVSPKILILNGDIVDIWQFKKSYFPQEHLKVIKKIIDMSSSGTEVHYITGNHDEMLRKFTDLKLGNIKLSNKLLLSLNNQKVWIFHGDVFDASIHHSKWLAKLGGWGYDKLIQLNNIINYCLDKMGKEKYSLSKKIKNSVKKAVKYISDFEHTATELAIEKNYDFVICGHIHQPQIKEVITRKGTCTYMNSGDWIENLSSLEYKNGEWKLFYFEENKEQILKNKIIDIPLFSLEDLKKIVIS; this comes from the coding sequence ATGAAAAGAAGCCTTGATATACTTGTAATCTCAGATTTACACCTAGGTACCTACGGTAGTAGAGCTAAAGAGCTTTTACTTTACCTAGAGTCCGTATCTCCCAAAATACTGATACTCAATGGAGACATCGTAGACATTTGGCAATTTAAAAAAAGTTATTTCCCACAGGAACATCTCAAAGTCATCAAAAAAATCATTGACATGAGCTCTTCGGGCACAGAGGTGCATTACATCACGGGCAACCACGATGAAATGCTGCGCAAATTTACCGATCTAAAATTAGGTAATATCAAGCTGAGCAATAAACTCCTTCTCTCACTCAATAATCAAAAAGTATGGATCTTTCATGGAGACGTTTTCGACGCATCCATTCATCATTCTAAATGGTTGGCCAAGCTGGGTGGATGGGGCTATGACAAACTTATCCAGCTCAATAATATCATTAATTACTGCCTGGATAAAATGGGTAAGGAGAAATATTCTCTTTCTAAAAAGATCAAAAACTCTGTTAAAAAAGCCGTCAAGTATATATCGGATTTTGAACATACGGCTACTGAACTAGCGATTGAAAAAAATTATGATTTCGTTATCTGTGGACACATCCATCAACCTCAAATCAAAGAAGTTATAACACGAAAAGGAACCTGTACCTATATGAACTCAGGGGACTGGATTGAAAACCTCAGTAGTTTAGAATATAAAAATGGAGAATGGAAGCTGTTCTATTTTGAAGAAAACAAAGAACAAATCCTGAAGAATAAAATCATCGATATCCCTCTTTTCAGCCTGGAAGATCTTAAAAAGATTGTCATATCTTAA
- a CDS encoding metal-dependent hydrolase gives MKATYYGQSCVEFDFDGTKVLLDPFVTYNPLAKEIDVNTIKPDYIFLSHGHQDHVADMATIQKNSGATVLAIVETAGWVRRQGVPDDKVIEFNLGGTVQLPFGSVKMVYAAHTNSTPDGQYGGFPVGFVFNVKGKRIYFAGDTALTMEMKLLADMKLDWAFLPIGGHYTMDVDDAIKAAEFVNCARVVGIHYDSFPPITIDKQQALDKFQNEDISLSLPEIGSTFEL, from the coding sequence ATGAAAGCAACTTATTATGGACAATCATGTGTGGAGTTTGATTTTGACGGAACGAAGGTTCTTTTAGATCCATTTGTTACGTATAACCCACTTGCAAAAGAAATCGATGTAAATACAATTAAACCGGATTATATCTTTTTAAGTCATGGTCATCAGGACCATGTGGCAGATATGGCGACGATTCAAAAAAACAGCGGTGCCACTGTTTTAGCGATTGTTGAAACGGCAGGCTGGGTGAGAAGACAGGGGGTACCTGATGATAAAGTTATCGAGTTTAACTTGGGCGGAACGGTTCAACTACCTTTTGGTTCGGTAAAGATGGTATATGCTGCACATACCAATAGTACACCTGATGGTCAATACGGTGGGTTTCCTGTAGGTTTTGTCTTTAATGTAAAAGGCAAGCGAATTTATTTTGCTGGAGACACTGCATTAACCATGGAAATGAAATTGCTGGCAGACATGAAGCTGGATTGGGCATTTTTGCCTATTGGTGGGCATTATACAATGGATGTGGATGATGCAATTAAAGCCGCTGAATTTGTGAATTGTGCTCGGGTAGTTGGTATTCATTACGATTCATTTCCGCCAATAACGATCGATAAACAACAAGCTTTGGATAAATTCCAAAATGAGGATATTTCATTGTCATTGCCGGAAATCGGTTCAACATTTGAGTTATAA
- a CDS encoding YbaB/EbfC family nucleoid-associated protein, translated as MFDKLFQAQQKAEEIKKRLDSISVSGEVEGGLIRVVATANKEIKEVTIDPVFLSNADKEELEELLVVALNKAIAQAENISQAEMQAASKDMLGGLGGLGGLFNQ; from the coding sequence ATGTTTGACAAATTATTTCAAGCCCAGCAAAAGGCGGAGGAAATCAAGAAAAGATTGGATTCAATTTCTGTGTCTGGTGAAGTGGAAGGTGGTTTAATCCGTGTGGTAGCGACAGCAAACAAAGAGATAAAAGAGGTTACCATCGATCCTGTATTTTTATCAAACGCAGATAAGGAAGAATTGGAGGAGTTACTTGTGGTTGCTTTGAATAAGGCAATTGCCCAAGCTGAGAATATCAGTCAGGCTGAAATGCAGGCTGCAAGCAAGGATATGTTGGGTGGATTAGGAGGACTAGGTGGATTGTTTAATCAATAG
- a CDS encoding thymidine kinase, with protein sequence MLFSEHNLALRPAQYGSIEIVCGSMFSGKTEELIRRLKRAQYARLNVEIFKPSVDKRYDEKLVVSHDSNSIPSTPVDHSSAILLLSSSTQVVGIDEAQFFDDGLTEVCVKLANSGIRVIVAGLDMDFQGQPFGPIPNLMAVAEHVTKVHAVCMQCGAPANYSYRLTKDTETVLLGEKDAYEPRCRPCYFHLNK encoded by the coding sequence ATGCTTTTTTCCGAACATAATTTGGCTTTGCGCCCCGCTCAATATGGTAGCATTGAAATTGTCTGTGGCTCGATGTTCTCAGGCAAGACAGAAGAATTGATTCGCAGGCTAAAACGAGCACAATATGCACGTCTGAATGTCGAAATCTTTAAACCATCGGTTGACAAACGATACGATGAAAAGTTGGTCGTTTCTCACGATAGTAATAGCATCCCGTCAACACCGGTTGATCATTCTTCAGCGATCCTACTCTTGAGTTCATCTACCCAAGTTGTCGGAATCGATGAGGCACAATTTTTTGATGACGGTTTGACAGAGGTGTGTGTCAAATTGGCAAATAGTGGTATCCGGGTAATTGTTGCCGGACTCGATATGGATTTTCAAGGGCAACCATTTGGCCCAATCCCCAATCTAATGGCTGTAGCCGAACACGTTACGAAAGTACATGCGGTTTGCATGCAATGTGGCGCTCCAGCGAATTATTCCTATCGCCTGACCAAGGATACCGAAACTGTACTTTTAGGTGAAAAAGACGCTTATGAACCACGTTGTAGACCCTGTTATTTCCACTTGAACAAGTAG